Proteins encoded by one window of Gemmatimonadota bacterium:
- a CDS encoding ROK family protein, whose product MSEAPLDFVLGIDIGGTNLVVGAVAADGSCVLGSHSAPTNPGRGADAVVHDLIAMGEQTLATLQREIPGARVQGIGVGAPGPLDRREGVVLLTPNLGWVNMPLRARLAEGLHLTAALDNDANCAILGECWVGAARGAKYVMGMTIGTGIGGGIVIDGMLYHGASDCAGEIGHMTIDLDGRRCGCGNYGCLEAYASGPAIALRAVEQLQSGAESTLTALVDGDLGRITAATVYQAAQQGDSFAKDVVRETAHYLGAGLANLLNIFNPDRVVIVGGVTQAGDWLFDPLRRDVARRAFKPAVQACEIVPGELDGLAGVYGAAKAFLDQRTAGII is encoded by the coding sequence GTGAGCGAGGCTCCTCTGGATTTCGTTCTCGGTATCGATATCGGTGGCACCAATCTCGTGGTCGGCGCCGTCGCTGCCGATGGCTCATGCGTGCTCGGCTCTCACTCCGCGCCGACGAACCCCGGCCGAGGTGCAGACGCCGTTGTTCACGATCTCATCGCGATGGGCGAACAGACCCTTGCGACACTGCAACGCGAAATCCCTGGAGCAAGGGTGCAGGGCATTGGCGTCGGAGCACCGGGCCCGCTCGATCGCCGCGAAGGCGTGGTGCTGCTCACGCCCAATCTCGGCTGGGTCAACATGCCGCTGCGGGCACGGCTCGCCGAGGGACTGCACCTGACCGCCGCACTCGACAATGACGCCAACTGCGCCATCCTCGGCGAGTGCTGGGTCGGTGCCGCGCGTGGCGCGAAGTACGTGATGGGAATGACGATCGGCACCGGAATCGGTGGCGGCATCGTCATCGATGGCATGCTCTACCACGGCGCCTCAGACTGCGCTGGCGAAATCGGCCACATGACGATCGACCTCGACGGTCGGCGCTGCGGCTGCGGCAACTACGGCTGCCTCGAAGCCTATGCCTCGGGGCCTGCAATCGCCCTGCGCGCGGTGGAGCAGTTGCAGTCGGGTGCCGAAAGCACCCTCACCGCACTGGTGGACGGTGACCTCGGCCGAATCACGGCGGCCACCGTCTATCAGGCGGCGCAACAGGGCGACTCGTTCGCAAAAGACGTCGTGCGCGAGACCGCCCACTATCTCGGCGCCGGGCTCGCCAACCTGCTCAACATCTTCAACCCCGACCGGGTCGTGATCGTCGGCGGCGTGACCCAGGCGGGCGACTGGCTCTTCGATCCGCTGCGACGCGATGTTGCGCGCCGCGCCTTCAAACCCGCGGTC